From Cytobacillus sp. IB215665, the proteins below share one genomic window:
- a CDS encoding response regulator, whose translation MMKLLIVDDEQVEREGLKYILEKNFSGLVIEQAKNGQAAIEMVEEFSPDLVLMDIQMPGINGLEAIERINKDHPHIKFIMITAFAKFDYAHTAMKLGVKDYLLKPSKTSEIIDTVGKVLSLLEQERQSMAISTFQQHALQKTLPIVETDVVTQLLFDHMHDIHLDELIQLLDIQMSNEKFVMSVLLPKGAERFYSAIKEKVRKTERGWVGALYGRQLPIIVFRQQEKSFRLQAVSLAQSILSIPKSTNNSSWFIGIGNVCHSLDKIRHSYQESLIATKEAKPHVRFRFYADLPSHDVNSDDQNLKQLEKKLFDQVRNGKWEEFSSYVINLIHRYESEKTNVMQSQQRVLELLWIASRVLTELGVEPYTPLFSTQIHDFRQLQAETSYLLDYMWQSYVDYCSQLEDDTIQQIKQYIIEHSHKEISLDKIAHKVGLSPIYISKMFKEQLGVNYISFLTECRIEKAKKLMMNPDKSLKEITFEVGYHDPNYFSKVFKKLCGASPTEYRKSLIGMKE comes from the coding sequence ATGATGAAACTCCTAATCGTTGATGATGAACAAGTCGAACGAGAAGGTCTAAAATACATTTTAGAAAAAAACTTCTCAGGTCTTGTTATTGAGCAAGCAAAAAATGGACAAGCGGCTATCGAGATGGTAGAAGAATTTTCACCAGATTTAGTCTTAATGGATATTCAGATGCCAGGAATAAATGGACTTGAAGCGATTGAGCGAATTAATAAAGATCACCCACATATTAAATTTATTATGATCACTGCTTTCGCCAAGTTTGATTATGCCCATACAGCAATGAAGCTCGGAGTGAAGGACTATTTACTGAAACCAAGCAAGACGAGTGAAATTATAGACACGGTCGGAAAAGTACTGAGCCTACTCGAACAAGAAAGACAATCCATGGCAATAAGTACGTTTCAACAACATGCTCTTCAAAAAACATTACCCATCGTTGAAACCGATGTAGTGACACAGTTGCTCTTCGATCATATGCATGACATACATTTAGACGAGTTAATTCAGCTATTAGACATTCAAATGTCAAACGAAAAATTTGTAATGAGCGTCCTGCTTCCAAAAGGAGCAGAACGTTTCTATTCGGCTATAAAAGAGAAGGTAAGAAAGACAGAACGAGGTTGGGTTGGAGCCTTATATGGTCGCCAATTGCCAATTATCGTGTTCAGACAACAAGAGAAATCATTTCGTTTACAAGCAGTTTCTCTTGCTCAATCCATTCTATCTATTCCGAAATCTACTAATAACAGTAGTTGGTTTATCGGTATAGGAAATGTATGTCATTCTTTAGACAAAATACGCCATTCTTATCAGGAGTCACTTATAGCAACTAAAGAGGCTAAGCCTCATGTAAGATTCCGTTTTTATGCCGATTTACCATCACATGATGTGAACTCAGACGATCAAAATTTAAAACAACTGGAAAAGAAGCTATTTGATCAAGTTCGAAATGGGAAATGGGAGGAATTCTCTTCATATGTGATAAATTTAATCCACCGCTATGAGAGTGAAAAAACAAACGTAATGCAATCACAGCAACGTGTACTAGAGTTGCTTTGGATTGCATCTCGCGTGTTAACTGAATTGGGAGTTGAGCCATATACCCCTTTGTTCTCGACACAAATACATGATTTTCGACAGCTTCAAGCTGAGACAAGTTATTTACTTGATTATATGTGGCAGTCCTACGTAGATTATTGTAGTCAATTAGAAGATGACACGATTCAACAAATTAAGCAGTACATTATTGAACATTCCCATAAAGAAATTTCGTTAGATAAAATCGCACACAAAGTTGGGCTAAGCCCTATTTATATTAGTAAAATGTTTAAAGAACAGCTTGGGGTGAACTACATCAGCTTCCTAACAGAATGTCGCATCGAAAAGGCGAAGAAGCTGATGATGAATCCTGACAAAAGCTTAAAAGAGATTACATTCGAAGTCGGTTATCACGACCCAAACTATTTCAGTAAAGTGTTTAAAAAGCTGTGTGGCGCTTCACCGACCGAATATCGTAAATCACTTATCGGAATGAAGGAATAA
- a CDS encoding sensor histidine kinase yields MNSLQKKIWALATVILFIMVAIWISLTYYNQKTQNQYNDILERYLSMNEVSSVSQQMVTDLNNYLLNPSLANLEALQLNINKLQNKKNEVSKFRNNQNDFALTNYENLIDSLVEATERSLLFRTEKETEDYLEVLTEATHISKYISEMTLTLIDKELNTYDRFYRGIIEQSEELKKLGIWLLLLITLLLVQFTYWFSLRITRPVKKLTQAAIELSKGRFNSKIEVDSNDEISFLAKMFDRMRININNFLLEVQQNAQLENELKENKLLLQESQLHSLQSQMNPHFLYNTLNTLSKKAYMEGSEETSDLIVSVASLLRYNLKSLDKSTTLAEEVNILQQYIDIQKARFTDRLQFHINIDEKCLDLQIPRLTLQPIIENAVIHAIEPKEEGGIIWFRAINSIDEVTIEIEDDGPGMNEHKRKQILEGNSIDTEGHSTGIGMSNVGKRLRLFYGYENIMDIESTLGIGTKVVLKIPKKRRIEKHDETPNR; encoded by the coding sequence ATGAACAGTCTACAAAAGAAAATATGGGCACTAGCCACAGTCATTCTATTCATCATGGTTGCAATTTGGATTTCACTCACCTATTATAATCAAAAAACGCAAAATCAATATAATGATATTCTTGAACGCTATTTAAGTATGAATGAGGTGTCAAGTGTCAGTCAGCAAATGGTCACAGATTTGAACAACTATTTACTCAATCCTTCATTAGCAAATTTGGAAGCGCTTCAACTAAACATAAATAAACTTCAAAATAAAAAGAATGAAGTGTCTAAATTTAGAAATAACCAAAATGATTTTGCCTTAACCAATTATGAAAATTTAATAGATAGTCTCGTTGAAGCAACGGAACGCTCACTTCTGTTCCGTACAGAAAAAGAAACAGAAGATTACTTAGAAGTATTAACAGAGGCTACGCACATATCTAAATATATATCTGAGATGACACTCACATTAATTGACAAAGAGCTAAACACGTACGATCGTTTCTATCGTGGAATTATTGAACAATCAGAAGAACTGAAAAAGCTTGGAATTTGGCTGTTATTGTTAATTACCTTGTTGCTCGTGCAATTTACTTACTGGTTCTCCTTGAGAATTACTAGACCAGTAAAGAAGTTGACCCAAGCCGCTATTGAATTATCAAAAGGACGATTCAATTCTAAAATTGAAGTTGATTCCAATGATGAAATTTCGTTTCTTGCTAAGATGTTTGACCGTATGCGAATTAATATTAATAACTTTCTACTGGAAGTACAACAAAATGCACAGCTCGAAAATGAACTGAAGGAGAACAAGCTCTTACTACAAGAAAGCCAGCTCCATAGTTTACAGAGCCAAATGAACCCTCATTTCTTGTATAACACCCTTAATACGCTTTCCAAAAAGGCATATATGGAAGGCTCTGAAGAGACTAGTGACCTTATAGTAAGCGTTGCCAGCTTGTTGCGCTATAATTTAAAAAGCTTAGACAAATCTACTACTCTTGCTGAAGAGGTTAACATTCTTCAGCAATATATTGATATACAAAAAGCAAGATTTACTGATCGCTTACAATTTCATATAAATATAGACGAAAAATGTCTAGATTTACAAATTCCAAGGCTAACGTTACAGCCAATCATTGAAAATGCGGTAATACATGCTATTGAGCCAAAAGAAGAAGGTGGCATCATCTGGTTCCGTGCAATCAACAGCATTGACGAAGTGACAATTGAAATTGAGGACGATGGCCCTGGGATGAACGAACATAAAAGGAAGCAAATATTAGAGGGAAACAGTATCGATACCGAAGGACACTCAACTGGGATTGGCATGAGTAATGTTGGTAAACGGTTACGACTTTTCTATGGCTATGAAAATATCATGGATATTGAAAGTACGCTTGGAATAGGTACAAAGGTTGTGTTGAAAATTCCGAAGAAAAGGAGAATCGAAAAACATGATGAAACTCCTAATCGTTGA
- a CDS encoding sugar ABC transporter substrate-binding protein: protein MQKIVVFILSFVSVVLFYFTFLSASKVFRTDWQLPETLAKAESDYRLVLITQDLDTPFWVKVGEGALEQAQNEEASLEIWGSYGNNNEDFLKQIELAIYSQVDGIIVQGFDTDDFKNLTKIKAASYGIPVITVANDVPMNESLRRTYVGSDQYLAGQLIAKQLISDMGDKGEVILMFDRQHQYYQEQRLEGIKDILSSFPHIEAIEAETSLTRESVNATTKDMLNKFPHVDAFIAVNANISETMVLEIESRSQVEPYYIYSFDDDRESLSLLKEGKLDGIIEQSPHEMGKLSVSLITQWLKDEKEQLNLGGYFTDIKVVKAMDVR, encoded by the coding sequence TTGCAGAAAATCGTTGTTTTCATACTTAGTTTTGTTTCTGTCGTCCTATTCTATTTCACATTTCTTTCGGCAAGTAAAGTGTTTCGAACTGATTGGCAATTACCAGAGACATTAGCTAAGGCAGAGTCAGACTATAGACTAGTTCTAATTACCCAAGATCTAGATACTCCTTTTTGGGTTAAGGTTGGAGAAGGTGCGCTTGAACAAGCACAAAATGAAGAGGCAAGTCTTGAGATTTGGGGCAGTTATGGTAATAACAATGAGGATTTCTTGAAGCAAATTGAACTTGCTATCTATTCACAAGTTGATGGCATCATTGTTCAAGGCTTTGATACAGATGATTTTAAGAATTTAACGAAGATCAAAGCTGCATCGTATGGCATTCCAGTTATTACAGTTGCCAATGACGTTCCGATGAATGAAAGCCTAAGACGGACATATGTCGGCTCTGACCAATACTTGGCAGGGCAGCTAATAGCTAAGCAGTTAATATCAGACATGGGAGATAAAGGGGAAGTGATTCTCATGTTTGACCGTCAGCATCAGTATTATCAGGAACAACGATTAGAAGGTATTAAAGACATTTTAAGCTCGTTTCCACACATAGAGGCTATCGAAGCAGAAACCTCTCTAACTAGGGAGAGCGTTAATGCGACAACAAAAGATATGTTGAATAAGTTCCCTCATGTCGATGCTTTTATCGCTGTGAATGCCAATATTTCTGAAACAATGGTTCTTGAGATTGAGAGCAGATCTCAAGTCGAACCTTACTATATCTATTCTTTTGATGACGACCGAGAGTCGTTATCACTTCTTAAAGAAGGAAAGCTCGATGGAATAATAGAACAATCACCTCACGAGATGGGAAAACTGAGTGTAAGCCTTATTACGCAATGGCTGAAGGATGAGAAAGAGCAACTTAATTTAGGTGGCTATTTCACAGATATAAAAGTTGTAAAGGCAATGGATGTGCGATGA
- a CDS encoding polysaccharide deacetylase family protein: protein MSVYHGKLLELLSIESKLNKSFLRVKYSFEQDIELLWEVDNETAMSLKSSTDFSGNCKYRLSFQNSWNSNIQQHISYITRTYRNHSDKVYFSCSNEYVQGLKAIKQSKQIKQVFNDKLLPTAIDEELLENTQQPKGVNLSKKLHKVTWITAVAFIFISTLLLGFSEKSYFNINLLSKKTPVLAENVDKTTIESLPIIHEPPVTEHIKETHTDLSEIPFVQLNEEISYSIPDGKVALTFDDGPSTYTTKIIDILKEYNVGGTFFFTGVNVKKYPEHVKYVQANSYSIGSHSMHHTELINLSLHNQENEIIQANLLIEEITNEPVTLFRPPYGSKNDSSIELMNKHQNKMVLWNKDPKDWKVQNPNDIISYIQNSNPSGSIILLHESQAVIDALPSIISYLLNEGLEVVSLK, encoded by the coding sequence ATGTCAGTCTATCACGGTAAATTATTAGAGTTATTATCAATAGAAAGCAAGCTGAACAAATCTTTTTTACGAGTTAAATATTCCTTTGAACAAGATATTGAACTCCTTTGGGAAGTTGATAATGAAACAGCTATGAGCTTAAAATCATCAACTGATTTTTCTGGTAATTGCAAATATAGATTATCCTTTCAAAACTCTTGGAATTCAAATATTCAGCAACATATAAGCTACATCACACGAACGTATAGAAATCATAGTGATAAAGTCTATTTTTCCTGCTCTAATGAATATGTACAAGGGCTAAAAGCTATTAAACAATCCAAACAAATCAAGCAAGTTTTTAACGATAAACTGTTACCTACAGCCATTGACGAAGAATTACTAGAAAACACACAACAACCAAAAGGAGTAAATCTTAGTAAAAAACTACATAAGGTTACCTGGATAACTGCAGTGGCATTTATTTTCATTTCGACGCTATTGCTAGGTTTTTCCGAGAAATCATATTTTAATATTAATCTATTATCTAAAAAAACACCTGTTTTAGCAGAAAATGTTGACAAAACAACTATTGAATCGCTTCCTATAATTCATGAACCTCCTGTAACAGAACATATTAAGGAAACTCATACTGATTTATCCGAAATTCCATTCGTACAGCTTAATGAAGAAATATCCTATAGTATTCCGGATGGAAAAGTTGCATTAACGTTTGACGACGGTCCTTCGACATATACAACTAAGATTATTGACATTTTGAAGGAGTATAATGTTGGCGGTACGTTCTTTTTCACAGGTGTGAATGTTAAGAAATATCCTGAACATGTAAAATACGTACAAGCTAACAGTTACTCAATCGGTAGTCATTCGATGCACCATACAGAACTTATAAATCTTTCTCTACACAATCAAGAAAATGAAATTATTCAGGCAAATCTACTAATTGAAGAGATAACAAATGAGCCCGTAACTCTATTTAGGCCTCCTTACGGTTCTAAAAATGATTCATCCATTGAGCTCATGAATAAACATCAAAATAAAATGGTGCTCTGGAACAAGGATCCAAAGGATTGGAAGGTACAAAACCCAAATGATATTATCAGTTATATTCAAAACTCGAACCCTTCTGGATCTATTATTCTTCTACATGAATCTCAAGCAGTCATAGACGCACTACCAAGTATAATCAGTTATTTACTCAATGAAGGATTAGAAGTTGTAAGCTTAAAATAA
- a CDS encoding helix-turn-helix domain-containing protein, whose amino-acid sequence MNTENLLPKIALNLRELRKFQKISQKKLAEGICTQSYISMIEKGEISPSATILHAFSIRLGVDINYFFDVQENLMYQYQDELIKLIKGARDKNDYTEIRQLLKRQEQNPFMSSTKMQKFMNYHKGLCCYFLDHDAKKAIEILNQTLSTDGHAQGLYHSEDIEALVAIASIHTEEEKWSEAKPYFLQAFDIVKRYPAAIKVQTMQKIYYNYIRLLYQSGSYTEIIQVADKGINLCKENDSLYLHGQLLYYKALTLNKMERYNEAIAYFEKAIMVFNIQENEQLVDYTRKIITKFKDIEKSDK is encoded by the coding sequence ATGAATACAGAGAACCTATTACCAAAAATAGCATTAAACCTAAGAGAATTGAGAAAATTTCAAAAGATTTCTCAAAAAAAACTAGCTGAAGGTATATGTACTCAGTCTTATATTAGCATGATTGAAAAAGGTGAAATATCTCCATCTGCAACAATATTACATGCCTTTTCTATTCGTTTAGGGGTTGATATTAATTATTTCTTTGACGTTCAGGAAAATCTAATGTACCAGTATCAAGACGAATTGATAAAGCTCATAAAAGGGGCAAGGGATAAAAATGATTATACAGAAATACGTCAGTTACTAAAAAGACAGGAACAAAATCCGTTCATGAGTTCTACTAAAATGCAAAAATTTATGAATTATCATAAAGGGTTGTGTTGTTATTTTCTTGACCATGACGCCAAAAAAGCTATAGAAATTTTAAATCAAACTTTATCTACAGATGGACATGCTCAAGGTTTATATCATTCAGAAGACATTGAAGCATTAGTTGCCATTGCAAGTATTCATACTGAAGAAGAAAAATGGTCCGAAGCAAAACCATACTTTCTACAAGCTTTTGATATTGTGAAGAGATATCCAGCTGCTATAAAAGTTCAGACAATGCAAAAAATTTATTACAATTATATTCGATTGTTGTATCAGTCCGGATCATATACAGAGATTATTCAAGTAGCTGATAAAGGAATTAACCTTTGTAAGGAAAATGATAGCTTATATTTACATGGTCAATTATTATATTATAAGGCTCTTACATTAAATAAAATGGAGCGTTATAATGAGGCGATTGCATATTTTGAAAAAGCTATTATGGTATTTAACATTCAGGAAAATGAACAGCTTGTCGATTATACTAGAAAAATTATAACTAAATTTAAAGACATAGAAAAAAGCGATAAGTAG